AGTTTCTTATGGATTATGCAGGTACTGTGGTGGAGTATTTTCATTGGACTAGGTAGATTTCCGAGGTCTCACATGTACTTTCTCCCATAATAAATGGGATTTATGAATGCATAAAACAAGAAAATGGTCTATTTGGTTATAGTTGCTTTCCAGCGGATATAAGCGTTCTTTGTAAACTTTTACACTGATTCAGTTGCATGTAAATGCAAGAGTGGTATGAACCAAAGAGGGCATGTTTGTATAGGGAACGCAATGAACGTGATCtttgattatttatttggtAAACTGTTTCAGTTGCTGCATCCAGCTAGTCCATTAGATCTTGGTAGGTGATTTACACTTCAACTTTTAGCCATTGGAACTTAAAAGGAATCGGACGGTCTTTGTGATAGGACCAAACTGAAGCCGATTTAGCCCGCACACGGAGTCAATTGGAGTTTGGTAACAATAAAATATAatgcattttgaaaatttacatTTATTGCTATAATTTACATTTGTTTAGGGCAGCTGCTGGAGTGCTCTAAGCCCTACCCAATGGGCGGATAACTACAAATAGAGGGGTGGAGAACTACAATGTATTTGTATCAGTTTGCATTATTATTAATAATGAGTTTTGAAGTGAATTTGCAGACAACAAATGACTCAATGTTACAGTGAGTATGCAGAGAACCAATTACTTACACTGACTAATATGCTAATTAATATAAGTTTTTCTTTGAATGTCTATTATTTTGTcactctctcattttctttttctaacatTTCACGGTATTATATGTGCATTACCTTTATTTTAAGAAGCTGTTGGGCGGAGGAATATTGGTTAgatcacatttttaattgtaccTTTCCATCAATAACATGCCTACTAAAATCAGCTCCTTTATTTATAATTCTAGACCTaaacccaaactcaaacccGACAAAAATTAGAAATCAAACCTCCCGCCCAATTTTGAAACACTTCCCAGAACCACTTCAACTGGTCTGCTAGTACTCCTAAATCTTTGATAAATGTATTACATCAATGGCTGgcttttttctttgttactAGCCTACATGTGTCACTGTTCATGGGTGGGGCTGCCAAAATTTTTGGATATTAAAAGGGCCCAAATCATAACATGTTCAGGATGAGCCCGAACTCTATATTGGAGCCCATAATTTTGATCACTAAATCAATAAACCTCAACTTTTGAatttgatgaacattatttgtatctcattttttattaaatacatctcattaatcctttaaaaattcattaaaataaatatatttaataaaaaataaggtgAAAATAATGTTGTTCTTTCAAATTAGGGCAGAGAAGAATACCCGTAATAACGAGGCTGAGCGGGTCTAGGGTTTTACAGCCCCAAAATAACGCTATAAAAGctgcttgcttgcttgcttgctattTCTCAGTCCCCCAACTCGCCATATCCAAGCTGCAGCTTGGGTGCCTTTTGAAAACGAGATCAGTTATCCTCCACTTCTGAAGTTCCTCTGCTTATTTCTCTTTTATGTTGTCAATGTAACGATGCGTTAGTTTGATAATGTTGGTCTCTGATGATGATTTACATTAAAACTTTCGTTCTTCTGAGAAATTCTCCTTGCGGAAATTTATTGGAGACCTGAACTGAAGAGACATAGTTTGCGTATTAGTTTATATCGTTTTGTGAATGCTTGTTGTTATGCAGCCTTCAAAATTTGTGATATACTCGtgttttcctctttcttttatatttaGTTATGTTCTTATGAACAAAGCGTACTTCAGTCGATTTTATTCGGTTGCTgttgatttgattgtattcAATTCGGTCTTACCATATGGATTCTCTGCCGGTGTCTCCATTGGAAAAGTCCTCTTCTTTCATCTCGACCTCGGCTATAGAAAAGTTATTCCTGACCTTCCTTATTTATAACTTCTGTCTGCCCCATTTCATTGCACGATCTACAAACCCAAAGCCCCACCACGAGGGCTGTCTTTCTCTCTACTGTACTCGGCTTATCGAATATCCGAGTGGAATTGCCTTTTCTTTAGCTAGCTGGAGTCGCAAAACTGTTATAGCTTTGCTTGGAAGACTAGGGCCAAGGCTCTATCTTTAATAGAGGGGTGCTCCTGCTTGGTTTAAACTCAAATGATGGATCAAGGGGTGTCTTAATTTGTCTATGGTACTTGTTTTTAGAGGCTTTTAGACCTATAGGGCTGCCTCCAATGATGATAAACTTTAGTTCTTCTGAAgtagtttttgaggaaattttttttggagacCTGAACTGAGGAGGCTGAGCCATTAGAAGATAACTTTCTTCTCTGGAGCTCTATTTtcagataattttttttgtgtagttCTCGTTTGTCTATATTTACGACAATGGAAATTGAAGATCTTGTTTATCTCTTATGATGAAATTAACTTTTGTTCTCCTGAGATTTAAAGTGCTGAAAAAATTTGGAGACCTGAGCTGAAGAGTTTCTAAGGATCTTTCGTATCTCTCTGTTTccttaacaattttttttttataatttttaatgatatggtttatttaatataatAGTTGCCGACGTCATCATGTATCTGGTATTAAATTAGGGTTCTTTCTTTAAGTTCCTATTGTGTGATGAGAATTTATTTTTGCATTCTAATTGTTGTCTTGTTACCAAGGTAGACTATAGAGACCAAGTAGAATAGTGGTGGAATTGGAAATCTCTCAAAATCGTGTTGAATCGCATGTGAAATCGTTGAAATCGGAATTTCACACACGATTTCAACGATTTATTTTCCTTATTAATTGCCTAATACCCTAAAGCCTAATGTCTTGTTACTCACTAGTCACTTGCTTCACGTATGATATCATATGTTGAATCAAATCTGGGAAGCCTAATCACCATGATGAGGTATGAATATTAGTTATTCGATTGAATTAAGTTTTCATATTGTACAACTTTTACTTGTGGAGTACTGACTGCATGTTTGATATTTTTAGTTTTACAGCAGCCCTATGGAAAAAGATGCAAGTCAGAGCAGCTCCAACGGTACCCTCAAATTAGAGAAAATACCATTTTGGGGGAccatttttgattttgattgctcCAACCAGTCCCTCATATTCACCCGCAAAATAAGGAAACTCTCACATCTTGATCAAAGTTGGGGAGACTCCACTCTCCctcaaaacattaaaaattattattttctctttcctTCCTATTTTCTCTCCATCTTCGCGCGACCTTGCTCCTCTCCTGACCTAGATCGGCACCACCACTTAGATCGGCACCATCAAAGCTTTCGTAACTATCGCCTGCCTCTGCGCTTTCCTCCTCTCTCCCATCACCTTGAAACATTTGACCAGGTATGATTTTTGGGTCTTCTCTCCATCTCCTTCTCTAAACATTTGACTAGCATTCGATTGAGCATTGGTGAAGCACCAGCACAACTATATCTCATATTCTCATCTCATGCCTTTGAGTCTTCAGTCTTCCCATGCCATTCATGTGATCTTTATGACTGTATCTGATGATTTGTGTCTTCCCCTGCATTTTATACGATCGGTATGTGTTgatctcatctcatctcatgcttttgccttttttttcgATCTATATCAGATTACATATTAGTTTATTATGCCTATTAGTATCAGATTACATTTAATGATCACTTGAAAAAGCAGTTTAGATCACTTGGCCGATTTTTCATAGTTCTAGTTCTTGAACACCTGTAATCTTTGTttgtaattgaattttgatGGTTGCATTGGTCTCTATCACATGTAGATGGATTCGCAAAACAGTTCATACTTCACCAGCCTATTAAGTGGATGATCAAGTACCGATGATCCCTTGTTTACCCAAGATTATGGTGACGTTAATGAGTATAGTCCCAATGTGTCTCAAGTCACCAATACCCCTTCCAATACCTCTTCCATTGCTAGGAAGAATCAACGGGGATCCAACTTTGCTATAGATGATGATATGATGCTCATTTCGGCGTACTTAAATATTTGCTTAGATCCGGTGATTGGAAACCAACAAAAGTTAGGAGCATATTGGGAAAGGATTGAAAAATACTTCAATGAAAACAAGGAAAGTGAGAATATATTCCGAACCAAAGGTTCACTGCAACATCGGTGGGATAAAATACAAAGAGAGGTTAATAAGTTCTGTGGACATTATGCAAAAATTGAAGGAAGACAACAAAGTGGATATACTGATCAAGACAAGGTACAaacttgttttaattttatttggcaGATTGGTTGCATTGTATTTAATATAGTGGTTGCATTTTTTGTTTAACAGATTGCTTGCATTTTAGTTGACAAACCTGTTTGCATTTTATATCACCGATtgtgtcattttattttatagatTATGGCAGCTCAACAAATGTTCAAGAGTATAGAAGGTCATGCGTTCCACTTCTTACATTGTTGGCATGAATTAAGACATCACCCCAAATGGTTAATGGATCAGTCtacaaaaaagacaaagaaCACGAAGAACGCAAGTCCACAATCTTCTCCTACACTTAGTCCTAACATTGTCAATCTAGATGAGGAGAACAGTGTGCCAAGCACTTTTGTTGGATTAGAGCGACCACCCGGTAGAAAAGCAGAGAAAGAACGCATTCGGAAAGGCAAAGCTCGTGATCGTGACAATGGGGATTCACCACTCGCTTCAGTGACCATGCTACTAAAATTTGATGAAGAGAGCACAAAAAGAGAAACTCGTTTTGAGAGAGCATACACGCAACAACAAGAGTTGATTGATATTGAGAAGATGAAGTACACGCAACAACGagatttgattgatattgagaAGCAAAAGTATATGCAAAAACAAGAAATGATTGATATTGAGAAGAATAAGGAAGAGGAGAGAATCATGACTACTAACACTACTGATATGCCTCCAAGTTTAGCAAAATACTATGAGAGTCGCAAGGCAGAGATATTAGCTAAACGAGCTTTGAGTGAGTGTTGATATGAtgattttgtggtttgtagtcaTCTTATTTTCATGTCTTTTGTTGACATTAACTTTTAATACAATGACTTGGtggtatttatttgtatttattaATAATAAGTTAAACTTGAAGGTAGTTAAAAGtagttatattaaaaaataataaaatatttgatgtgatgttgAAATGGGGGATGTGGTTGGAGTGATATTAAAATAGGGATCCCTTAAAATAGATTTTGGATTAAAATAGGGGAGAGGTTGTCCCCCAAAATAGTATTGTGGGTTGGAGATGCTCTCAAACTTTTGCTTGGAGTTAATTGttttctgttgtttttttttcccttggggCTTCTTATggatatataaacatatacatattTTGACCTTCTTTGATGTCACCCTACAAGGATCCCATTAAAGTTTAGTTAGTATGACTTTGTTTTGGTGTAAGACTTGTCATGGTCTCTAAATTCAAATATGCAGTGATGGTTTTGTTACCATACCGTAAGTTAGTTGGGGAAAAAAGGTAATGTTGTAATGAAGTGAATGATTGGAACTTGATCCTATGAGGTTGTATGATTTGATTGAAGTTGTTGCATAAAGTAGTTGAAGAGTGTCTATACAAGTTCATGGAGAGCTAGTACTCCACAACCATATTCTTGTTGTTATTACATAGCAGCAATCATTATGAAATTCATAATTAGTCTAGGtgtataaccttttttttttcccagttcTATGTACCCTTCCTAAGTTTGTTGTTCTCTGTTGATTACTCCtttgcattttaaaaaaaagatgtcTAGATGGTAATTGTTAGTGTTTGTTGCTCTTTTTGTAtatgtttatgtatatatattgagagGGTGTTTTGTTGAATTTTATCACATATTGTTTTCAGCTATTATAGAGCCCGTTTGGTTAACAATTTTGGACAACAATTTATTGTACATTTGTCTTGGAGCAACGAACGGCTATTTAGGGTGCATATTCCCAAACAATTTTGAGATCATATTATTGTCTTTTCCAAATTGTTctattttgaacaattttctCGTTTCATTACTAAAATGTCTCTATTTTCATTGTTAAGTCCAAAACACCCTTAAATAATAGGGAATGATGTACCTCATCACAAAAACCACAAAACTATTATCttctctatttttcttcatGCTATCGTAGATGatattgtcaaaattgtctatcaAATAAACtcaatagtgttttttttcctggaaATATTTACTGGTTAAATAATTTGCAACACTTAACTTGAACAAAGTAGTCTTATTTTTATGCTTCTTTTGAAATACCTTAATTATGTTGTATGGCCAGTGGACGTTAGGTTGTTGTCACTTAGCAGACTATGGTGGAGGACTACTTTACTCTGTCTGCTCAACATTTGAAATCCAAGGTTGCAAAAAAGTACGTACTGTTGTACTTGGTTGAAGTTAATTGTGTACTTGGTGAGAGTTTGCTAAGCAGTGTTTTAAATACCCGTACGATTCAAATACCTgttaaagtcccacatcgaaagatgtgggcatTAATGTCTTATTTATAAGGTCAAGTTCACCCTTAACTTCTAACAAGActttttcctaggcttgagtgagttgggcctagTTCATTTGCTTGGGTCTAAGGAGAAATAAAGCCGTGCTGGCCCAATGTATCCATGAGATTTGGAcaatccaaaacggacaatattgttggtgtgtatggggtcGTGGATTTACGACATAGTATCTAAGCAATTCAGTCCAGTTGGACATGACGtttactccacttgttgggtctggcataacccagtcCACAAGGACATGACGtttactccacttgttgggtctggcataacccagtccacaagtgcgggggagtgttaaagtcccacatcgaaatATGTGGGCACTaatgccttttcctaggcttgagtgagttgggcttaactcatttgcttgggcctaaggagaaacaaagtcgtgcgggtctGATGTATTCATGGGAACCAGACAACCCAAAGcctacaatattgttggtgtgtatggggatGTGGATTTACGACATAGTATCGAAACAATTCAGTCCaggtctggcataacccagtccacaagtgcgggggagtgttaaagtcccacatcgaaatATGTGGGCACTaatgccttttcctaggcttgagtgagttgggcttaactcatttgcttgggcctaagaagaaacaaagtcgtgcgagtCTGATGTATTCATGGGAACCAGACAACCCAAAGcctacaatattgttggtgtgtatggggatGTGGATTTACGACATAGTATCGAAACAATTCAGTACAGTTGGACATGACCTTTActtcacttgttgggtctggcataacccagcccacaagtgcgggggagtgttaaagtCCCATATCGAAATATGTGGGCACTaatgccttttcctaggcttgagtgagttgggcttaactcatttgcttgggcctaagtagaaacaaagtcgtgcgagtCTGATGTATTCATGGGAACTAGACAACCCAAAGcctacaatattgttggtgtgtatggggatGTGGATTTACGACATAGTATCGAAACAATTCAGtccagttggacatgacctttacttcacttgttgggtctggcataacccagcccacaagtgcgggggagtgttaaagtctcacatcgaaagatgtggacACTAATGTCTTGTTTATAAGTCAAGCACACCCTTAACCACTTACAAtgtcttttcctaggcttgagtgagttaTATCTAGCTCATTTGCTTGggtctaaggagaaacaaagccgtgcaaGCTCGATGTATCCATGAGAACCGGATAATCCAAAACAaccaatattgttgatgtgtatgggggtgtggatttataaCAATACCAGAATCAAAATCATATCGGTGGGGCCCCCATGGTACAATTTGGCCGGCcggtacaaaaaaaataaataaagtagtAGTATAAACAAATTGTTTGCGTTCTATATGTGGGTTTTTGGTTCACTTGTGCCGCGCAAATAGACCGAATCAGTATTTTGAATTAAAAAGAGGTTTTGGTGGGAGGAGTTTAGGTACTGATTTTGACCTGCAAGGAAACTGAAAACTCTCCCACTTAACAGACTGTTAACAACAACCGAATAACGACCCCCACTTCAGCCTCTCTAGTTTTAAAACTAGAGAGAAAAATAACAGAGAAGGGATAgagttttgtatatatgtatgtgtctTGTGCAGTTTGGATAACCTTCGCGGGGGTGCCCAGGATCTGTTGTTGTAGTAGATCCTTTGTAGCCAGGGATCACCATTTGGCTCGATGGCCTAGACTCAGCTCGGCCCGAAATTTGATCTGGTCTGGGTAGTTCGATCCGACACCTTAGACGGGCTTGGGTTTCATTTTTGGGGTCGGTTCAGGCCCGAAATCTCTGGCCAATTTTGGTCTGGCCCGAGCCCGATCCAAACCCGACTAGGTAatacaattatttatttatatatataatatgtatatatttacatatattatatatatatacatatatatatatgtatatacacaaacaGCCCAGTGTGCActttctgcatatatatatatatgtatatgtaaatgtaatatacatatatatatatatatattattgcaatgtatgtgtacatatatatatacataatacatatatattacacatatgtatttatataatacattttactcaaaaaaatacatatataaatattatatagtcaaaaactCGGGCCCGGCCTGATCCAAAGCCCCGAGGCCCTACCCAAAGGCCTGAGCCTTAAGGGCatgggcctcattttgagagtcAACCCTGGCCCGAGGCCAACCCGACACCCGTCTCCCGATTCTCAAAATAGAGCCTGCACCGCAAATTTCTGATTCGGTCCGATGCCGAGCCCTATCTGTAACCCTTTTGGGtccatgagttttttttttttttttttttaagtcataAGTTTGTAGCATTTGATTTaatgaatttaaattttttttttattcgaaacaaaaattaaattgatgAGATTGAAATATGGGATGTTTTAATTATACATTAATACATGGTTGGGTTCAGGAGGCTGAATacacatatttatgatttttttaatgtttttgcagtgataacatttttttattgttcttatttttatttttatgattttatccACTACAGGTTCAGCTCTAAACAACTTTCACGTGTGTCGAGCGCACGCCGagaccaaaaagaaaagaaaacgacACGCCAAACAGATCTAAAGCCTCATTCTCTTGTCgttttcatttgattttgttggaGGAAAATTAATACTCTCTGGTTTGTGCAGTGTGTAGAGCTTAAgcctagggaaaaaaaaaaaaaaaaaaaaactcgttaTATACACTCCATTTCTGTAATTTCAATTATTTCGTTATCTAAATAGTCCACACTAATTTTCAGTAAATTATGTGATTAGATACAAAGGAAAACTCTTTAtatctaattacattaaattttattattacattgtttaattaCATTTActtcgttattacattgttacatgttatgactgattatgactgaatttgttagggatacataGCGCTATAAAGATACAAATCTTCTATTTCAGTTAGCCCAACTACAAGTTGTacatgtgcatcatgtgaaaCATGTGGAATCCACGAGTTTACTTGGAACTGTTGGGATAAATGAGATACCAATATTTatctttaaaataatatatatatatatatagaaaataaatatttggcAGCAAATTAAAGGCAAATAATACACCTCAAAAGGACTGTATACAtaataaagaaatatatatatgggaaagaaatatttgacagcaaatcaaaggcaaatAGTATATatccttaaaaaaaatcatatacataggagataaatatatataggaaAGACATATTTGGCAGCTTAAAAAACCTATATAATagtaaagaaatatatataggaaagaaatattggaaaaaatatacatttagTCTCTTAATTATACCATTGATTTCATTTctgtccttaaatttttttttcctcttaaaatCATCTCTCAACTATTCAAATGCATCATGTTCGTTCCTCAAATGATTCCGACATCAGAAAAATTATGTTTGTTGTATAGTTTAAACACTAAAAGTGTTAAACATTAATGGTTAAGGATAATATTGTTCACATTTGTCAAAATTTACCAACTATTATTACTTCGATATGTCAAATAGATGTTACGTTGTATTTTTTCAACTACTCTCTCACTTGAATGACGAAATAGATACCTCTCAATAATTGAAGGACGAAGTTAAGAgcagaaaaaaatttaaggacgaaagtgaaactaaggATATAATTGAGGgaacaaatattatattttgtgaAGAAATATTTGGCAGTAAATTAAAGACAAAAACTgcctcttcaaaaaaaataaataaataaaaaagtacGGGTCCAGAAGTAACCGTGGCTGTAATGGAATCGTGCGTCCTCCACGATAAAACTGTAAATCCTTCATTATCCTAGTATAtcgacacacacacacaccacacTATCAATTAATTGAAACGCATCCCGTCACCACTCGTTGCCGCCGAGGAACCTTCCCTTACTGTTTATGGCGTCGACCACGCAAACAAACCTAGAGGCGGAGAAGCAGAGCCTTCTCGACCACCACAAGGAGAAGCACTTCACCGCCGGTGAGATTGTGCGCGACATCATAATTGGAGTATCCGATGGCCTCACTGTTCCATTCGCCCTCGCTGCCGGTCTCTCCGGAGCCAATGCTACCTCGTCCATTGTCCTCACAGCCGGAATCGCTGAGGTCGCCGCCGGCGCCATCTCCATGGGACTTGGCGGGTACAATACAATTTCGATATCTTAATTAATCCCCTGTTGCGTATATTAGTTTGGATCGAAAGTGTAGGAAAATTGATTGAATTAGGGTGGGTGTATGTGCAGGTACTTGGCAGCCAAAAGTGAAGCTGATCACTATGCTACGGAACTGAAGAGGGAGCAAGAAGAGATCATCGCAGTTCCCGACACTGGTATGTTTTTTGAACCGTCCGATTATTGTCTTTGGAATCTCAAATGTTGTGCGGTGACCGTTGATCTTCAAAATCACAGAGGCTGCTGAGGTGGCAGAGATATTAGCACAGTATGGAATCGAACCGCATGAGTATGCGCCCGTGGTGAATGCTTTGAGGAAGAAGCCTCAAGCATGGCTTGATTTCATGATGAAGTAACTGACTCCTCtccttaatttttctatttagaTTATTGATTGCTTaacaattataattaatttggaaGATTAGGCTCACAAAGTTAAGTAattaaggatatatatatatataaattctcttatgcgcACTTAAAATACACATTATTTTTAAGAGAGTGGATGAGTGAAATAACAAGTGGGATCAAGTGGTTTGAGTCTCACATGTttaaaatcaatggtgaaaacataagTGTGTATTTCGCATATGAGAATTTGttagtggatatatatatatatatatatatatatatatataaactggtATGTTTGAGATAATTGCTGGGTTCACTTAAAAGATGGCGACAAAGCCCCAGGCGGTGCAGACACTCCGTGATAGGGTCAGGTGCAATGCAATTGGGCACATTTAAACAAACTATAGTAATGTGATACTTTATACATGTCGTAATGTTGACTGATTCTTAAGGGGCCATATCTCGATTAATGGGCCTGAAAAGAAATATATTAgtattgtgattttttttgtgaTGCAGATTTGAATTGGGGCTGGAGAAGCCAGATCCAAGAAGAGCCCTATACAGTGCTCTAACTATTGCCATTGCCTACATCATGGGTGGACTGGTTCCTCTCATTCCTTACATGTTCATTCCAAGAGCTGAGGAGGCCGTGATTGCATCAGTTATTGTGACCTTGATCGCTTTGCTCATCTTCGGCTATGGCAAGGGTTACTTCACAGGCAATAAGCCTTTTACCAGTGCCCTGCAAACTGCCCTCATCGGAGCCATTGCATCTGCTGCAGCATTTGGCATGGCTAAGCTTGTCCAACATTAATGATATTACTTTTGCTATGTATTGACCCTATGCTTCCTTTCCCGGTTATAATAATGTGGAACTTCAAGAAAGCACATTGGCCACCAGTAACAATTGCTTAGTACAAAGACAAATTACTAAACCAATCTGTTTATTGCACGGGCATTGTTAACCAAGGTACTATGACAGGCTTGTATCTTTACATGTCAACTCCATTTCGGCACAAACACATCCCACACACACTTGCATCACTTACCATCTTGATTTCTAAACAAGTGGAGCCACTAGAGAGCATATATGAGGAGGCAGACACATTTCATGAAGCAGTCGCATCAAATAGGTTTAGAAAACATGAAACCATTTTATCTAGGGAGCAATAATATTTACCCAAATGATAAGACTGCCATGCATGCCATTCCTTCAAGCTCAAAAATTGTGAACGAGCTACTCACGACAATGCAGATATATTTTATACCACGTATCAGTACAAGCGAACCCGGGCCCccaacaaattttttatttaacccTAGTATGGGCTGCTAACAGGTGAGCTTTATTT
The window above is part of the Tripterygium wilfordii isolate XIE 37 chromosome 3, ASM1340144v1, whole genome shotgun sequence genome. Proteins encoded here:
- the LOC119984842 gene encoding vacuolar iron transporter 1, producing the protein MASTTQTNLEAEKQSLLDHHKEKHFTAGEIVRDIIIGVSDGLTVPFALAAGLSGANATSSIVLTAGIAEVAAGAISMGLGGYLAAKSEADHYATELKREQEEIIAVPDTEAAEVAEILAQYGIEPHEYAPVVNALRKKPQAWLDFMMKFELGLEKPDPRRALYSALTIAIAYIMGGLVPLIPYMFIPRAEEAVIASVIVTLIALLIFGYGKGYFTGNKPFTSALQTALIGAIASAAAFGMAKLVQH
- the LOC119984829 gene encoding uncharacterized protein LOC119984829 isoform X1: MEKDASQSSSNGTLKLEKIPFWGTIFDFDCSNQSLIFTRKIRKLSHLDQSWGDSTLPQNIKNYYFLFPSYFLSIFARPCSSPDLDRHHHLDRHHQSFRNYRLPLRFPPLSHHLETFDQIMAAQQMFKSIEGHAFHFLHCWHELRHHPKWLMDQSTKKTKNTKNASPQSSPTLSPNIVNLDEENSVPSTFVGLERPPGRKAEKERIRKGKARDRDNGDSPLASVTMLLKFDEESTKRETRFERAYTQQQELIDIEKMKYTQQRDLIDIEKQKYMQKQEMIDIEKNKEEERIMTTNTTDMPPSLAKYYESRKAEILAKRALSEC
- the LOC119984829 gene encoding glutathione S-transferase T3-like isoform X2, with the protein product MMLISAYLNICLDPVIGNQQKLGAYWERIEKYFNENKESENIFRTKGSLQHRWDKIQREVNKFCGHYAKIEGRQQSGYTDQDKIMAAQQMFKSIEGHAFHFLHCWHELRHHPKWLMDQSTKKTKNTKNASPQSSPTLSPNIVNLDEENSVPSTFVGLERPPGRKAEKERIRKGKARDRDNGDSPLASVTMLLKFDEESTKRETRFERAYTQQQELIDIEKMKYTQQRDLIDIEKQKYMQKQEMIDIEKNKEEERIMTTNTTDMPPSLAKYYESRKAEILAKRALSEC